The window TTGCATATACTATTCTGCTCTTTACTTGCTTTCTTCCGGGTCATTTCTGCAGTAATTATGCCGGTGGGAATAGCAATAATCGAATAACCAAGGATCATGATCAGTGATGCCAGAAACTGTCCCCAGACAGTTTGAGGCGCAATATCCCCATAACCAACCGTTGTCAGTGTGACGATTGCCCAGTAAATGCTGCGAGGGATGCTGGTGAAACCATTGGCCGGACCTTCAATCAGATACATCATGGCACCCACAATGATAACAATGGAAAACACGGTTGTAAGGAATACCATTATCTTATGTCTGCCAGACCGGATTGCCTGAGCAAGGTAGCTTGAAGCTCCTACATACCTGTCAAGTTTCAGGATACGGAAAATCCGCATGAGCCGCAATGTCCTGATGACAATAAGAAACTGGGTGCCCGCGAGGATCAGGCTGATAAAAGTCGGAAGAATAGATAACAGGTCAATGATGCCATAAAAACTGAAAATGTATCGTATTTTCCGGGTAGTGGAATAAATCCGCAGAATGTATTCAATGGTAAAAAGAATGGTAAAAAACCATTCTGCAAGGTACAATTCATGACCGAACTCGTGATGAATCGAAGCAACGCTATCGAGGAAAACAACAATCACGCTCAACAAAATGGAAATGAGCAGCATGATGTCGAAAGCCTTTCCTCCTGGAGTATTTGCCTCGAAAATTATATTGTATAGTTCCTTCTTAAGTGTTTTATGATTATCCATGTTTTAAAATCAGTCAATCCGGAAATAAAAAACTAAGTTAGCGTAAAAATTGCAAATGAAATAATTATAAAAATCATTGCTGATTTAAAAACTTCAAGGCAGATATTAAGGAATATATCATTCATGCTTAGGCAGTTATAGTATTAAATTTCTTTTTCTCATCTTTGCAAAGCAAGCTTGTTTTGCCGTAACCCATTAAAAAGAGCATTATGCTTGATTCTCTTGCCGAAGTGATCATTGCCAGTTTGCTGGCTGCATGGTTGTTCAGGAAAATGAAAATTCCCGAGTTAGTTGGAATATTACTGGTAGGTGTTTTATTCGGTCCATACGTATTAAATCTGCTGAATCCGGAGTTGATCGATATTTCAGGTGAACTGAGGCTTGCCGCTTTGCTGGTGATACTTTTAAGGGCGGGATTTGAACTGAGAAAAGATACATTAAATAAGGTAGGAAAAACCGCTTTGTTTTTGTCATTTGTCCCGGCTGTTATAGAGGCAGGCGTAATAACCCTTCTTGCTCCCTTGCTGTTCGGTTTAACATATCTGGAAAGTGCAATCCTGGGAACCATACTCGGTGCAGTTAGTCCGGCAGTAGTGGTTCCCATGATGATCAACCTGATAGAAAAAAAACGAGGCACGGCCAAAGGTATTCCGACTTTGATACTGGCAGCTTCCTCCATCGACGACGTATTTGTGATTGTTTTGTATTCCATCCTGATAGGAATTTATACCGGAAGCAGCGTCAATATAGCCTGGGCTCTTGCCGGTATCCCCATTTCTATCATTCTCGGGATTGTTGTAGGATTAGGGATAGGTATTTTACTTTATAAGTTATTTGATCGTTTTAATCCCCGTGCCACAAAAAGAGTATTGATCATCATGGCTGTGTCTGTTTTGCTAATGAGGGTTGAGCATCTGATAAGTCACTGGATTCCGTTTGCGGCATTGCTGTCTGTTATGGCCATCGGTTTTATTATCCTTGAGAAAAGAGACAAATATGCACATGAACTTAGCCTGAAGTTTGCAAAGGTATGGGTGATTGCCGAGATCCTTTTGTTTACCATGGTTGGATCGGCAGTAAACATAAATGTGGCTTTTGAGTCGGGTTTAGCCGGATTACTTTTGATTTTTACAGGACTTGTAGGAAGAAGCCTCGGATCCTGGTTATGCCTCCTGGGAACCAACCTGAATTTCAAGGAACGCTGGTTTGTCGTGATTTCTTATATCCCAAAGGCTACAGTACAGGCTGCTATTGGTGCAGCTCCGTTGGCTGCAATGAAAATTGCCGGTATGGATACCGGACCCGGTGAAATTATTTTGGCCGTAGCTGTTCTAAGTATTGTTCTAACTGCTCCCCTGGGTGCCTGGGCCATCGGGTTTACCGGTAAAAGATGGCTTTCCAAAGAATAGATCACTCTTTTTTTTAGCCCTGTTTGTATTATTGTTTAACAAAAAATAAAAAAGATTAAACAAAAAATCTTTTTGCTTGTTTATAATTTGTAAACGCTGATTTAATAACAATAAAAAAATACAAAAATGAAAGTAAAAAGATTCTTATCCAGTATTATAATGGCAGTTCTTGTAGCAGGATTAACTATTCCTGTTTCTGCAAGCGAGCCTTCAAAGAGCATGACAATTGTTGAGGTAGCATCATCCGACAAACAGTTCAGCATTCTTGTTGACGCGGTTGTAAAGGCCGGACTTGTTGATGCCCTGAATGCCGATGGACCTTATACGGTTTTTGCACCGACCAATGATGCCTTTACTGCTTTGTTCAGTCAGTTGGGTGTTGGTGGCATTGATGACCTTTCAAAGGAGCAGCTAATGCCGATTCTTTTATACCATGTAGTTAATGCCAAAGTAATGGCCTCTGATGTAAAATCAGGAGAAGTAGCAACTTTGAACGATAAAGCATCTTTGAATGTATCTGTTGACGGTTCCGGTGTTATGATCAATAAAACCGCAAAG of the Bacteroidota bacterium genome contains:
- a CDS encoding ion transporter; protein product: MDNHKTLKKELYNIIFEANTPGGKAFDIMLLISILLSVIVVFLDSVASIHHEFGHELYLAEWFFTILFTIEYILRIYSTTRKIRYIFSFYGIIDLLSILPTFISLILAGTQFLIVIRTLRLMRIFRILKLDRYVGASSYLAQAIRSGRHKIMVFLTTVFSIVIIVGAMMYLIEGPANGFTSIPRSIYWAIVTLTTVGYGDIAPQTVWGQFLASLIMILGYSIIAIPTGIITAEMTRKKASKEQNSICKHCGKHDHEDGARFCSHCGSGLSDNLSETTDS
- a CDS encoding fasciclin domain-containing protein — protein: MKVKRFLSSIIMAVLVAGLTIPVSASEPSKSMTIVEVASSDKQFSILVDAVVKAGLVDALNADGPYTVFAPTNDAFTALFSQLGVGGIDDLSKEQLMPILLYHVVNAKVMASDVKSGEVATLNDKASLNVSVDGSGVMINKTAKVVKTDIVAKNGVIHVIDNVLVPESGKKEAKSSGCGS
- a CDS encoding cation:proton antiporter; this translates as MLDSLAEVIIASLLAAWLFRKMKIPELVGILLVGVLFGPYVLNLLNPELIDISGELRLAALLVILLRAGFELRKDTLNKVGKTALFLSFVPAVIEAGVITLLAPLLFGLTYLESAILGTILGAVSPAVVVPMMINLIEKKRGTAKGIPTLILAASSIDDVFVIVLYSILIGIYTGSSVNIAWALAGIPISIILGIVVGLGIGILLYKLFDRFNPRATKRVLIIMAVSVLLMRVEHLISHWIPFAALLSVMAIGFIILEKRDKYAHELSLKFAKVWVIAEILLFTMVGSAVNINVAFESGLAGLLLIFTGLVGRSLGSWLCLLGTNLNFKERWFVVISYIPKATVQAAIGAAPLAAMKIAGMDTGPGEIILAVAVLSIVLTAPLGAWAIGFTGKRWLSKE